In a single window of the Coffea eugenioides isolate CCC68of chromosome 3, Ceug_1.0, whole genome shotgun sequence genome:
- the LOC113766882 gene encoding hevamine-A-like, with product MSLKVCPIALILSIIFSLFLISECGIIAVYWGQNAREGTLSDTCSSGLYKIVNIAFLPTFGNGRTPKLNLAGHCDPSSGGCKKLSDSIRQCQRRGIKVMLSIGGRIGSYSLSSANDARQVADYLWNNFLGGKSKSRPLGDAVLDGIDFDIEHDQGQSYYATLARALSDYSKKGKKVYLTAAPQCPFPDRNLNTALSTGLFDYVWIQFYNNPSCEYTSSSPNNFKNSWNKWTSSIKANKFFVGLPASTAAARNGYVPPQVLKSKVLPLVKRSSKYGGIMLYDRYYDKQSGYSSAVKSSV from the coding sequence ATGAGTCTCAAAGTTTGTCCAATTGCTTTAATACTCTCTAtaatcttttcccttttcttgatTTCAGAATGTGGAATCATTGCGGTCTATTGGggccaaaatgcaagggaaGGCACCTTGAGTGATACATGTTCTTCTGGATTATATAAGATTGTTAACATAGCCTTCCTCCCAACTTTTGGCAACGGGCGAACTCCTAAGCTGAACTTAGCTGGTCATTGTGACCCTTCATCTGGGGGCTGTAAAAAATTAAGTGACAGCATTCGCCAGTGTCAAAGGCGAGGAATTAAGGTCATGCTCTCGATTGGCGGTCGTATTGGAAGCTATTCTTTATCATCAGCCAATGATGCCAGGCAAGTGGCTGATTATTTGTGGAACAACTTTTTAGGGGGCAAATCAAAATCAAGACCACTAGGTGATGCTGTTTTGGATGGTATCGACTTCGATATTGAACATGACCAAGGCCAATCTTATTATGCTACTTTGGCAAGAGCATTGTCTGATTACAGCAAGAAAGGTAAAAAAGTGTACTTAACTGCTGCACCACAATGTCCATTTCCTGATCGGAACCTCAATACCGCACTTAGTACTGGACTCTTCGATTACGTGTGGATCCAGTTTTACAATAATCCTTCTTGTGAGTACACTTCTAGCAGTCCCAACAACTTCAAAAACTCTTGGAACAAGTGGACATCCTCCATAAAAGCAAATAAGTTTTTTGTTGGACTGCCAGCTTCAACGGCGGCTGCTCGAAATGGTTATGTTCCACCACAAGTTCTAAAATCAAAGGTCCTGCCACTTGTGAAAAGGTCATCAAAATATGGTGGGATCATGCTTTACGATCGATACTATGACAAACAGAGCGGCTATAGTTCTGCTGTGAAGAGCAGTGTTTAA
- the LOC113765412 gene encoding LOW QUALITY PROTEIN: basic endochitinase-like (The sequence of the model RefSeq protein was modified relative to this genomic sequence to represent the inferred CDS: deleted 1 base in 1 codon; substituted 1 base at 1 genomic stop codon), producing the protein MMSLKVCSIALIVSIIFSLVLISECGIIVVYWGQNAREGTLSDTCSSGLYKIVNIAFLPTFGNGQTPKLNXLAGHCDPSSGGCQKLSNSIRQCQSQGIKVMLSIGGGAGSYSLSSDNDARQVANYLWNNFLGGKSNSRPLGDAVLDGIDFDIEHEQGQSYYATLARALSDYSKQGKKVYLTAAPQCPFPDRSLNSALSTGLFDYVWIQFYNNPPCEYTSSSPNNFKNSWNKWTSSIKANQFFVGLPASTAAAGNGYVPKQVLISEVLPFVKRSSKYGGIMLYDRYNDEQNGYSSAVKGSV; encoded by the exons ATGATGAGTCTCAAGGTCTGTTCAATTGCTTTAATAGTCTCTATAATCTTTTCTCTCGTCTTGATTTCAGAATGTGGAATCATTGTGGTCTATTGGggccaaaatgcaagggaaGGCACCTTGAGTGATACATGTTCCTCTGGATTATACAAGATTGTTAACATAGCCTTCCTCCCAACTTTTGGCAATGGGCAAACTCCTAAACTGAAC TAGCTGGCCGGTCACTGTGACCCTTCATCTGGGGGCTGTCAAAAATTAAGCAACAGCATCCGCCAGTGTCAAAGCCAAGGAATTAAGGTCATGCTCTCGATTGGCGGTGGCGCTGGAAGCTATTCTTTATCATCAGATAATGACGCCAGGCAAGTAGCAAATTATCTGTGGAACAACTTTTTAGGGGGCAAATCAAATTCAAGACCACTAGGTGATGCTGTTTTGGATGGCATTGACTTCGATATTGAACATGAGCAAGGCCAATCCTATTATGCTACTCTGGCAAGAGCATTGTCTGATTACAGCAAACAAGGCAAAAAAGTGTACTTAACTGCAGCACCACAATGTCCATTTCCTGATCGGAGCCTCAATTCCGCACTTAGCACCGGACTCTTCGACTACGTGTGGATCCAGTTTTACAATAATCCTCCTTGTGAGTACACTTCTAGCAGTCCCAACAACTTCAAAAACTCATGGAACAAATGGACTTCATCCATAAAAGCAAATCAGTTTTTTGTTGGACTTCCAGCTTCAACGGCGGCTGCTGGAAATGGTTATGTTCCAAAGCAAGTTCTAATATCAGAGGTCCTGCCATTTGTGAAAAGGTCATCAAAATATGGTGGGATCATGCTTTACGATCGATACAATGATGAACAGAATGGCTACAGTTCTGCTGTGAAGGGCAGTGTTTAA